In Rhodopirellula islandica, a single window of DNA contains:
- a CDS encoding PEP-CTERM sorting domain-containing protein (PEP-CTERM proteins occur, often in large numbers, in the proteomes of bacteria that also encode an exosortase, a predicted intramembrane cysteine proteinase. The presence of a PEP-CTERM domain at a protein's C-terminus predicts cleavage within the sorting domain, followed by covalent anchoring to some some component of the (usually Gram-negative) cell surface. Many PEP-CTERM proteins exhibit an unusual sequence composition that includes large numbers of potential glycosylation sites. Expression of one such protein has been shown restore the ability of a bacterium to form floc, a type of biofilm.): MSILHRIGICVAFSLSCCSAMQPLEAATFANFSAARHNRFLGDDSLNPNFWLDHSLLTGVAVQRAVLITPLHYVTATHTGMINPTFVAADGTRHTYTAGASTVLQTTLQNDFELESGTTLMAGTVHNSDLLLVTLEAPVPASDGITPLPVLGGGYLDMLGRSMIVQGQNSQFGSDTIDATQTVELNTGAITESVIYRWDDPLGGGGLDELTLVGGDSGEGSFVEHGGQYVFTGTNMGIATDSETMEKFSFNNFVSPYVDLIAAEVSADGYSITVVAVPEPSMTWAMLTALGFGWAQRRTRRSRSRGQVTQAVPSGATPHASTGLFDRS; this comes from the coding sequence ATGTCCATTCTCCATCGAATCGGAATCTGTGTCGCTTTCTCGCTGAGTTGCTGTTCGGCAATGCAACCGCTGGAAGCCGCCACGTTCGCGAACTTTTCAGCGGCTCGGCACAACCGATTTCTGGGTGACGATTCGCTCAATCCAAATTTCTGGTTGGACCATTCGTTGCTCACCGGAGTCGCGGTTCAGCGAGCCGTGCTGATCACTCCGCTGCACTACGTGACCGCAACTCATACGGGAATGATCAATCCGACGTTTGTAGCCGCTGATGGGACTCGCCACACTTACACAGCGGGGGCCTCGACTGTGTTGCAAACAACATTGCAAAATGATTTTGAGCTGGAAAGCGGGACAACACTCATGGCGGGAACAGTTCACAACAGCGATTTGTTGCTGGTGACATTGGAGGCTCCCGTACCGGCGAGCGATGGAATCACCCCTTTGCCGGTTTTGGGAGGTGGGTACTTGGACATGCTGGGCAGGAGCATGATCGTTCAAGGCCAAAACTCACAATTCGGTTCCGACACGATTGACGCGACTCAGACGGTGGAACTCAACACCGGTGCAATCACCGAGTCGGTGATTTATCGATGGGATGATCCATTGGGTGGGGGCGGTCTGGATGAACTCACCTTGGTTGGCGGTGACTCGGGCGAAGGCTCGTTCGTTGAACATGGCGGGCAGTACGTGTTCACCGGAACCAACATGGGAATCGCGACGGATTCGGAAACGATGGAGAAGTTTAGCTTCAATAACTTTGTTTCGCCCTACGTGGATTTGATTGCGGCAGAAGTCTCCGCCGATGGCTATTCGATCACCGTCGTCGCGGTGCCGGAGCCATCCATGACTTGGGCGATGCTTACAGCGCTGGGCTTTGGATGGGCGCAACGACGTACCAGGCGATCCCGATCG